A single region of the Lotus japonicus ecotype B-129 chromosome 4, LjGifu_v1.2 genome encodes:
- the LOC130712957 gene encoding uncharacterized protein LOC130712957, producing MGCAAVARDGHGRWVTRISQSFNQGRPFLAEVLALELGLKLATKRGIRKLVCWSDCAELVTLLQVGSDIENFWNRDEIQRVRQLMVAFEEIDLVNIVRDKNNSADALAREACRIGTPFQQWNQGRGACYIKKAAG from the coding sequence ATGGGGTGTGCAGCTGTGGCTCGAGATGGGCATGGCAGATGGGTAACCAGAATTTCTCAGAGTTTTAATCAGGGACGTCCTTTCCTGGCAGAGGTTTTGGCACTAGAATTGGGCCTGAAGCTTGCAACGAAGAGGGGAATAAGGAAGCTGGTTTGTTGGTCAGACTGTGCTGAGCTTGTCACCCTTCTGCAAGTTGGGAGTGACATAGAAAATTTCTGGAACCGGGATGAGATCCAGCGTGTTCGTCAGCTTATGGTAGCCTTTGAGGAGATTGATTTGGTTAACATTGTTCGGGACAAGAATAATTCAGCGGATGCACTAGCTCGGGAAGCATGTAGGATCGGGACGCCATTTCAACAGTGGAATCAAGGTCGTGGAGCCTGTTATATAAAAAAGGCGGCTGGCTAA
- the LOC130713561 gene encoding histone deacetylase 6-like, with protein sequence MGMEEEEKNNNNIDEGASLPSGPDAKKRRVTYFYEPSIGDYYYGQGHPMKPHRMRMAHNLIVYYSLHRRMEINRPFPAGPDDIRRFHSDDYVDFLASVTPETLSEPIFARQLKRFNVGDDCPIFDGLFNYCQASAGGSLGAAVKLNRGEADIAINWAGGMHHAKKCEASGFCYVNDIVLGILELLKVHRRVLYIDIDVHHGDGVEEAFYTTDRVMTVSFHKFGDFFPGTGHIKDIGVGSGKHYAINCPLNDGMDDESFRGLFRTIIQKVMEVYQPEAVVLQCGADSLSGDRLGFFNLSVKGHADCLRFVRSFNVPLMVVGGGGYTIRNVARCWCYEVTFFLFLGRIKCDLVLLLLMFLI encoded by the exons ATGGGCAtggaagaggaggagaagaacaacaacaacatagaCGAAGGTGCTTCACTTCCATCAGGACCAGACGCAAAGAAGAGAAGAGTCACCTACTTCTACGAACCATCAATCGGTGATTACTACTACGGCCAAGGCCACCCGATGAAACCCCACCGTATGCGTATGGCCCACAATCTCATCGTCTATTACTCCCTCCACCGCCGCATGGAGATCAACCGCCCCTTCCCCGCCGGCCCTGATGACATCCGCCGCTTCCACTCCGACGACTACGTTGACTTCCTTGCCTCTGTCACCCCTGAGACCCTCTCTGAGCCAATCTTCGCCCGCCAGCTCAAGCGCTTCAATGTTGGTGATGACTgtcctatctttgatggtctgTTTAATTACTGCCAGGCCTCCGCTGGTGGCTCCCTCGGCGCCGCCGTCAAGCTCAACCGCGGTGAAGCTGACATTGCTATTAATTGGGCTGGGGGCATGCACCATGCTAAGAAGTGTGAAGCTTCTGGCTTCTGTTACGTTAATGACATTGTTCTTGGTATCCTCGAGCTTCTCAAAGTTCACAGG CGTGTGCTGTACATTGACATTGATGTTCACCATGGTGATGGTGTCGAGGAGGCCTTTTACACAACTGATAGAGTGATGACAGTATCTTTCCACAAGTTTGGGGACTTTTTCCCTGGCACTGGACACATTAAAGACATTGGAGTGGGCTCAGGAAAGCATTATGCTATCAATTGCCCATTAAATGATGGAATGGATGATGAAAGTTTTCGTGGTCTGTTTCGAACCATCATTCAAAAAGTCATGGAGGTTTACCAACCAGAAGCAGTTGTTCTTCAATGTGGAGCTGATTCATTGTCTGGTGATAGGTTGGGTTTCTTCAACTTGTCAGTGAAAGGGCATGCAGATTGTCTTCGTTTCGTTAGATCTTTCAATGTTCCTCTCATGGTCGTGGGTGGTGGAGGATATACAATTCGGAATGTCGCTCGCTGTTGGTGTTATGAGgtcactttctttctcttcttgggCAGGATTAAATGTGATTTGGTACTCCTACTTTTAATGTTTCTTATATAG
- the LOC130712958 gene encoding uncharacterized protein LOC130712958: MSQDSSKKLTPEMNAYGVKVMGLKSKTPKSSRVSKSSPHTSEIAIAQGIPQPSSDPSKKKGKKARSKSDASKAKKKMVTRSSEATQGVNSEAEINPSTGDDVADLRITEVLETPLKEVLHAYVDPIVPSPSNNQSSHGVDTDCNKDSDHLEEEVMVPNSTSFVDKGMHVEGVQDVIENSESDEVLINTLGASASVASKRQNMTVVRKYSTRSSGKKLGLGLSENKKRKKVIILDDDTPVVHNVKRKVHKDNATPVVDETPTVELDKSDTGSAARKRKIGKRIPENVPAAPLDNISFHSEESVGKWKYVYQRRIAQERELTGEILHCQEIMELIETAGLLKTVTEIGGCYDKLAREFIVNVTTNCTESGHPDFRKVFVRGRCVHFSPEIINQYLGRSTIATRNEELSLSAITNELTAGQVMEWPVKGLLSSTHLSVKYAILNRIGAANWAPTTHNSDISSGLAKLIYLIGTKVQFDFGEYVFAQTMKHADTFAVKLPIGFQCLLCGIILSQHPQILLVDEVPSKKASLLTIDYRLLAGAHVSDVAGLAEMTQGEGTSSQKTPETHIAALIAVSKMLQDTITSCTLRKKNVDTLILQLTKGKRPLDDNAAANDQNDAGTSDDDTNASD, encoded by the coding sequence ATGAGTCAAGACTCTAGCAAGAAACTCACTCCTGAGATGAATGCTTACGGGGTAAAGGTAATGGGTTTGAAATCCAAAACCCCAAAATCTTCAAGGGTTTCAAAatcctctcctcatacctctgaAATCGCAATTGCTCAAGGTATTCCTCAACCATCGTCTGATCCGAgcaagaagaaagggaaaaaggcaCGATCCAAGTCAGATGCGTCCAAagcaaagaagaagatggtaaCGAGAAGCTCTGAGGCTACCCAGGGAGTGAATTCCGAGGCTGAAATCAACCCAAGTACAGGTGATGATGTTGCTGATCTTCGTATCACTGAAGTGTTGGAAACTCCTCTCAAGGAAGTTTTACATGCATATGTAGATCCAATTGTTCCATCACCAAGCAACAATCAATCAAGCCACGGTGTTGATACTGATTGCAACAAGGATTCTGATCATCTTGAGGAAGAGGTAATGGTTCCCAACTCTACTTCCTTTGTTGATAAAGGTATGCATGTCGAGGGTGTTCAGGATGTCATTGAAAACTCAGAATCTGATGAGGTGTTGATCAACACCCTTGGTGCTTCTGCTTCTGTTGCTTCAAAGAGGCAAAATATGACTGTTGTTCGTAAGTACTCTACGCGTTCCTCTGGCAAGAAgttaggtttgggtttgagtgagAACAAGAAGCGCAAGAAGGTCATTATTCTTGATGATGATACTCCTGTTGTACATAATGTCAAGAGAAAGGTTCACAAAGATAATGCTACTCCTGTTGTTGATGAGACTCCAACTGTGGAGTTGGATAAGTCAGACACTGGTTCTGCTGCTCGAAAGCGCAAGATTGGGAAACGAATTCCAGAAAATGTGCCTGCTGCTCCTTTAGATAACATTTCCTTTCACTCTGAAGAAAGTGTTGGTAAGTGGAAGTATGTTTATCAGCGCAGGATTGCTCAAGAGAGGGAATTGACTGGTGAGATTTTGCATTGCCAAGAAATTATGGAACTTATTGAGACTGCTGGGTTGTTGAAAACTGTTACTGAGATTGGTGGCTGCTATGACAAGTTGGCGCGAGAATTTATTGTGAATGTGACTACAAATTGCACTGAGTCTGGGCATCCTGATTTCAGGAAAGTTTTTGTGCGTGGTAGGTGTGTACATTTTTCACCTGAGATCATTAATCAGTATTTGGGAAGGAGCACTATTGCCACAAGAAATGAAGAGCTGTCCTTGAGTGCTATCACTAATGAACTCACGGCTGGTCAGGTTATGGAATGGCCTGTCAAAGGCTTGTTGTCTTCTACTCatttgagtgtgaagtatgctatcttGAATCGCATTGGTGCTGCAAATTGGGCTCCTACCACCCACAACTCAGATATTTCTTCAGGTTTggcaaaattaatttatctgaTTGGTACTAAGGTTCAGTTTGATTTTGGTGAATATGTCTTTGCTCAAACTATGAAGCATGCTGACACCTTTGCTGTCAAGCTCCCTATTGGGTTTCAGTGTTTACTTTGTGGGATTATCTTGAGTCAACATCCTCAAATTCTCCTTGTTGATGAGGTTCCTAGCAAGAAGGCTAGTCTACTCACTATTGATTACAGGCTGCTAGCTGGTGCCCATGTTTCTGATGTTGCTGGTTTGGCTGAGATGACTCAGGGGGAGGGTACTTCCTCTCAGAAGACTCCTGAGACTCATATTGCTGCGCTTATTGCGGTGTCTAAGATGCTTCAGGACACAATTACTAGTTGTacattgaggaagaagaatgtggaCACTCTCATTCTGCAGTTGACTAAAGGCAAGAGGCCTCTTGACGACAATGCTGCTGCTAATGATCAAAATGATGCTGGTACTTCTGATGATGACACTAATGCTAGTGATTAG
- the LOC130712878 gene encoding uncharacterized protein LOC130712878: MWTMLSSSLQTQTFFHNPIPNLQHQPTTTRRISFISLKTSQPPPPKSSSPQPNKTQEDGIPVEDVKILAKFKSRHNYIRVLEVSRKADHPFRGSRLLLLDAPGNIHSISFLFKPLTNTYFDVFATLPPLLPPGPIAVLGFGAGSAARLLLELYPDAVVHGWELDPSVIQVAREYFNLAKLEREHKRRLFIYVGDALAASVPEGFSGIMVDLFAKGSLLPELQEVATWERLRSCLRKGGRIMVNVGGSCVEAENRLRDGKVVMEETLKAMKVVFGEKLFVLGLGNRKDDSSLALTGNLPQGDAWKNALQPPLRYYVDLWTTFSG; the protein is encoded by the coding sequence ATGTGGACGATGCTCTCTTCTTCCCTCCAAACGCAAACATTCTTCCACAATCCAATCCCAAACCTCCAACACCAACCCACCACAACCAGAAGAATCTCCTTCATCTCCCTCAAAACctcacaaccaccaccaccaaaatcCTCCTCTCCCCAACCCAACAAAACCCAAGAAGATGGCATCCCCGTAGAAGACGTCAAAATCCTCGCCAAGTTCAAGTCCCGACACAACTACATCCGCGTCCTCGAAGTTTCCCGAAAAGCCGACCACCCCTTCCGCGGCTcccgcctcctcctcctcgacgCCCCCGGAAACATCCACAGCATCTCCTTCCTCTTCAAGCCGCTCACCAACACCTACTTCGACGTCTTCGCCACGCTCCCACCTCTCCTCCCGCCCGGCCCCATCGCCGTCCTCGGCTTCGGCGCAGGCTCCGCCGCACGTCTCCTCCTCGAGCTTTACCCCGACGCGGTGGTCCACGGCTGGGAGCTCGACCCCTCCGTGATCCAGGTCGCGCGGGAGTATTTCAACCTGGCAAAGCTCGAGAGGGAGCACAAGCGGAGGCTGTTTATCTACGTCGGGGACGCTCTGGCGGCGAGTGTCCCGGAGGGATTCTCCGGGATCATGGTGGATTTGTTCGCGAAGGGGAGCTTGTTACCGGAGCTTCAGGAGGTTGCGACGTGGGAGAGGCTGAGGAGCTGTTTGAGGAAAGGCGGGAGGATTATGGTGAATGTTGGAGGGAGCTGTGTGGAGGCGGAGAATCGGCTCCGGGATGGGAAGGTTGTGATGGAGGAGACGTTGAAGGCGATGAAGGTGGTGTTTGGGGAGAAGCTTTTTGTTCTTGGACTTGGGAATCGGAAGGATGATAGTTCTCTTGCTCTCACTGGGAATTTGCCTCAAGGTGATGCATGGAAGAATGCTCTTCAGCCTCCTTTGAGATATTATGTTGATTTATGGACAACATTTTCTGGGTGA